One genomic region from Nymphaea colorata isolate Beijing-Zhang1983 chromosome 12, ASM883128v2, whole genome shotgun sequence encodes:
- the LOC116265641 gene encoding uncharacterized protein LOC116265641 isoform X3 — MQKCEKCSREFCSTINYRRHIRIHRRSLNIDKDSSKNRDYLSAFWDKLSFDGAMEIVSFKDVLLEEVTGSSIIKTLTGFVRKPGFTSLPQAYMKAGSALLDIIQARPSKLPISSKELFAILDDASERTFLCAGTAVSLRKFVFDGEAAKIGLEPRNIVACTSFLIEQRLVTAWLADKDAEALRCQKLLVEEEEAAQKRQAELLEKRRLKKLRHREQRVKDHAEEDTSNVKDVFLLDLAKDSSSLIETPSLAVSNIVDHEGAESTCNSTSPAEPAILTDAEGAQNGATGGHVTGSGDMGANYFHDSIGATTLSTGADGDNDRPNDGDITGSVETNTSHLDDPASEDPYDFHGTDVKAPYVSGKRYLNMARRQAIRQPRYVPNVLTSGPENGSVSKSVSIQKHGVFKDQRVTSQTNSHKVWTRKLKVEDDRDDIDKEGKREVHELREQKKDCEVLIGSISIALSGTNVARQDGDDTTAAAEPQPQNCIDTNQLGPQPTGNQLATKRTSLSDKKGKSDSGQTHVGHCKVKLWRPVGIITSCRNGGTMEQISNLSCDNRDTDCGGVADKMAESCTAIENCCRLLDTEEQRFHNDDNSSGAVVEAGAVNQNGSMSFSSHAAQIFLIERWKEAISGDHVTVVISPEMEVSLTSVNSQSTAESSPFADRGNDDHKPCSEGFEHAGLNPLASTENRLASAELHNSTNSASNSRPRSNSLKSSKLKYIPKQRNGFHQ; from the exons ATGCAAAAATGTGAAAAGTGTTCAAGGGAGTTCTGTTCAACAATCAACTATAGAAGACACATCCGCATACATCGTCGTTCTTTAAACATTGATAAG GACTCGTCGAAGAACAGAGACTACTTGAGTGCATTCTGGGATAAG CTATCTTTCGATGGGGCAATGGAAATTGTTTCATTCAAGGACGTTTTGCTGGAG GAGGTGACTGGATCATCTATCATAAAAACTTTGACTGGGTTTGTGAGAAAACCTGGTTTCACATCTCTACCACAAGCATATATGAAAGCTGGTTCTGCACTTCTT GATATAATCCAAGCAAGACCTTCTAAGTTGCCTATTTCTTCAAAGGAGTTGTTTGCCATACTTGATGATGCCAGTGAAAGGACATTCTTGTGTGCTGGTACAGCTGTTTCCCTGCGAAAGTTTGTGTTTGATGGAGAAGCTGCAAAGATTGGCCTAGAGCCTAGAAATATTGTTGCATGTACTAGCTTCCTTATTGAACAAAGGCTG GTTACAGCTTGGCTAGCTGATAAAGATGCTGAAGCTCTAAGATGTCAAAAACttcttgttgaagaagaagaagcagctCAGAAAAG GCAAGCTGAGCTCTTGGAGAAGAGAAGGCTGAAGAAATTGAGGCACAGAGAACAAAGGGTGAAGGATCATGCTGAGGAAGATACATCAAATGTTAAGGATGTTTTTTTGCTGGACCTAGCTAAGGATTCATCTTCTCTAATAGAAACACCGTCTTTGGCAGTTTCTAATATAGTTGACCATGAAGGTGCCGAGTCTACATGTAATTCCACTTCTCCAGCTGAACCTGCCATATTGACAGATGCAGAAGGTGCACAGAATGGAGCAACTGGTGGTCATGTTACAGGCTCTGGTGATATGGGGGCAAACTATTTTCATGACTCGATAGGTGCAACTACTCTGTCAACAGGTGCAGATGGAGACAATGATAGACCCAACGATGGAGACATTACAGGATCAGTTGAAACAAACACAAGCCACTTGGATGATCCTGCCAGTGAGGATCCATATGATTTTCATGGTACAGACGTTAAGGCACCATATGTTTCTGGCAAGCGGTATTTGAACATGGCTCGCCGCCAAGCCATTAGGCAACCACGATATGTGCCTAATGTGTTAACTTCAGGTCCTGAAAATGGATCTGTTTCCAAGTCGGTCAGCATCCAGAAACATGGTGTCTTCAAGGATCAAAGAGTGACTTCACAAACAAATAGTCATAAGGTGTGGACCAGGAAATTGAAGGTGGAAGATGATAGAGATGATATagacaaagaaggaaagagagaagtgCATGAACTGCGGGAGCAGAAAAAGGATTGTGAGGTTCTGATTGGCTCTATATCAATAGCACTCTCTGGAACTAATGTGGCTAGGCAGGATGGGGATGACACTACTGCGGCAGCTGAACCACAACCACAGAACTGCATTGATACCAATCAGTTGGGCCCACAACCAACTGGTAATCAACTAGCTACAAAGAGGACTTCCTTGTCCGACAAAAAGGGCAAGTCAGACTCTGGTCAAACCCATGTAGGCCATTGCAAGGTGAAGCTCTGGAGGCCAGTTGGTATAATCACGAGCTGCAGAAATGGAGGAACCATGGAACAAATAAGTAATTTATCCTGTGACAATAGGGACACAGACTGTGGTGGTGTTGCAGATAAGATGGCAGAGAGCTGTACAGCAATTGAAAACTGTTGCAGACTGCTTGATACTGAGGAACAGAGATTTCATAATGATGATAACTCCTCAGGTGCAGTGGTGGAGGCAGGTGCTGTAAACCAGAACGGTTCAATGTCATTCTCAAGCCATGCTGCTCAGATATTCCTCATTGAGA GATGGAAAGAGGCAATTTCTGGAGACCATGTTACGGTTGTTATTTCCCCTGAAATGGAGGTCTCACTTACATCAGTGAATTCTCAGAGTACTGCAGAATCATCCCCATTCGCTGACAGAGGGAACGACGATCACAAACCCTGCTCTGAGGGCTTCGAACATGCTGGGTTGAACCCCCTTGCCAGCACTGAGAACCGGTTGGCGAGTGCTGAGCTGCATAATAGTACAAATAGTGCATCAAATTCCAGGCCAAGATCAAATTCTCTCAAGTCCAGCAAGCTGAAGTACATCCCTAAGCAAAGAAATGGCTTCCATCAGTGA
- the LOC116265641 gene encoding uncharacterized protein LOC116265641 isoform X2 — MPLPKSRSSSDMTKPEQKVCKPEKEGHDPFDNIIRQTIGKEPFMSFSRAGENHVQWIQLLHALDQQGTNKLSKGSKAVNVVVGKDWIQEPCNGVSLLSSETNGFKDSMHSKATGTVKGAKLPSEHIHHHKIPEIVAFTAAKANDFPGWPLSLPSKVQMQKCEKCSREFCSTINYRRHIRIHRRSLNIDKDSSKNRDYLSAFWDKLSFDGAMEIVSFKDVLLEEVTGSSIIKTLTGFVRKPGFTSLPQAYMKAGSALLDIIQARPSKLPISSKELFAILDDASERTFLCAGTAVSLRKFVFDGEAAKIGLEPRNIVACTSFLIEQRLVTAWLADKDAEALRCQKLLVEEEEAAQKRQAELLEKRRLKKLRHREQRVKDHAEEDTSNVKDVFLLDLAKDSSSLIETPSLAVSNIVDHEGAESTCNSTSPAEPAILTDAEGAQNGATGGHVTGSGDMGANYFHDSIGATTLSTGADGDNDRPNDGDITGSVETNTSHLDDPASEDPYDFHGTDVKAPYVSGKRYLNMARRQAIRQPRYVPNVLTSGPENGSVSKSVSIQKHGVFKDQRVTSQTNSHKVWTRKLKVEDDRDDIDKEGKREVHELREQKKDCEVLIGSISIALSGTNVARQDGDDTTAAAEPQPQNCIDTNQLGPQPTGNQLATKRTSLSDKKGKSDSGQTHVGHCKVKLWRPVGIITSCRNGGTMEQISNLSCDNRDTDCGGVADKMAESCTAIENCCRLLDTEEQRFHNDDNSSGAVVEAGAVNQNGSMSFSSHAAQIFLIERWKEAISGDHVTVVISPEMEVSLTSVNSQSTAESSPFADRGNDDHKPCSEGFEHAGLNPLASTENRLASAELHNSTNSASNSRPRSNSLKSSKLKYIPKQRNGFHQ; from the exons ATGCCATTACCAAAATCAAGATCTTCATCTGACATGACAAAGCCAGAGCAGAAGGTTTGCAAACCTGAGAAGGAAGGACATGATCCTTTTGACAATATTATCCGACAGACAATAGGAAAAGAACCCTTTATGTCATTTTCAAGGGCTGGTGAGAATCATGTTCAGTGGATACAGTTATTGCATGCTCTAGATCAACAAGGAACTAACAAGCTCTCTAAGGGCTCAAAGGCTGTAAATGTGGTTGTTGGGAAAGACTGGATTCAGGAACCATGCAATGGCGTCAGCTTGCTCTCATCTGAAACGAATGGGTTTAAGGATTCCATGCACTCAAAAGCAACAGGAACTGTAAAAGGAGCAAAACTTCCTTCTGAACACATTCATCATCACAAAATTCCTGAAATTGTCGCCTTCACAGCTGCAAAGGCAAACG ATTTTCCAGGGTGGCCCTTGTCATTACCTTCAAAAGTGCAAATGCAAAAATGTGAAAAGTGTTCAAGGGAGTTCTGTTCAACAATCAACTATAGAAGACACATCCGCATACATCGTCGTTCTTTAAACATTGATAAG GACTCGTCGAAGAACAGAGACTACTTGAGTGCATTCTGGGATAAG CTATCTTTCGATGGGGCAATGGAAATTGTTTCATTCAAGGACGTTTTGCTGGAG GAGGTGACTGGATCATCTATCATAAAAACTTTGACTGGGTTTGTGAGAAAACCTGGTTTCACATCTCTACCACAAGCATATATGAAAGCTGGTTCTGCACTTCTT GATATAATCCAAGCAAGACCTTCTAAGTTGCCTATTTCTTCAAAGGAGTTGTTTGCCATACTTGATGATGCCAGTGAAAGGACATTCTTGTGTGCTGGTACAGCTGTTTCCCTGCGAAAGTTTGTGTTTGATGGAGAAGCTGCAAAGATTGGCCTAGAGCCTAGAAATATTGTTGCATGTACTAGCTTCCTTATTGAACAAAGGCTG GTTACAGCTTGGCTAGCTGATAAAGATGCTGAAGCTCTAAGATGTCAAAAACttcttgttgaagaagaagaagcagctCAGAAAAG GCAAGCTGAGCTCTTGGAGAAGAGAAGGCTGAAGAAATTGAGGCACAGAGAACAAAGGGTGAAGGATCATGCTGAGGAAGATACATCAAATGTTAAGGATGTTTTTTTGCTGGACCTAGCTAAGGATTCATCTTCTCTAATAGAAACACCGTCTTTGGCAGTTTCTAATATAGTTGACCATGAAGGTGCCGAGTCTACATGTAATTCCACTTCTCCAGCTGAACCTGCCATATTGACAGATGCAGAAGGTGCACAGAATGGAGCAACTGGTGGTCATGTTACAGGCTCTGGTGATATGGGGGCAAACTATTTTCATGACTCGATAGGTGCAACTACTCTGTCAACAGGTGCAGATGGAGACAATGATAGACCCAACGATGGAGACATTACAGGATCAGTTGAAACAAACACAAGCCACTTGGATGATCCTGCCAGTGAGGATCCATATGATTTTCATGGTACAGACGTTAAGGCACCATATGTTTCTGGCAAGCGGTATTTGAACATGGCTCGCCGCCAAGCCATTAGGCAACCACGATATGTGCCTAATGTGTTAACTTCAGGTCCTGAAAATGGATCTGTTTCCAAGTCGGTCAGCATCCAGAAACATGGTGTCTTCAAGGATCAAAGAGTGACTTCACAAACAAATAGTCATAAGGTGTGGACCAGGAAATTGAAGGTGGAAGATGATAGAGATGATATagacaaagaaggaaagagagaagtgCATGAACTGCGGGAGCAGAAAAAGGATTGTGAGGTTCTGATTGGCTCTATATCAATAGCACTCTCTGGAACTAATGTGGCTAGGCAGGATGGGGATGACACTACTGCGGCAGCTGAACCACAACCACAGAACTGCATTGATACCAATCAGTTGGGCCCACAACCAACTGGTAATCAACTAGCTACAAAGAGGACTTCCTTGTCCGACAAAAAGGGCAAGTCAGACTCTGGTCAAACCCATGTAGGCCATTGCAAGGTGAAGCTCTGGAGGCCAGTTGGTATAATCACGAGCTGCAGAAATGGAGGAACCATGGAACAAATAAGTAATTTATCCTGTGACAATAGGGACACAGACTGTGGTGGTGTTGCAGATAAGATGGCAGAGAGCTGTACAGCAATTGAAAACTGTTGCAGACTGCTTGATACTGAGGAACAGAGATTTCATAATGATGATAACTCCTCAGGTGCAGTGGTGGAGGCAGGTGCTGTAAACCAGAACGGTTCAATGTCATTCTCAAGCCATGCTGCTCAGATATTCCTCATTGAGA GATGGAAAGAGGCAATTTCTGGAGACCATGTTACGGTTGTTATTTCCCCTGAAATGGAGGTCTCACTTACATCAGTGAATTCTCAGAGTACTGCAGAATCATCCCCATTCGCTGACAGAGGGAACGACGATCACAAACCCTGCTCTGAGGGCTTCGAACATGCTGGGTTGAACCCCCTTGCCAGCACTGAGAACCGGTTGGCGAGTGCTGAGCTGCATAATAGTACAAATAGTGCATCAAATTCCAGGCCAAGATCAAATTCTCTCAAGTCCAGCAAGCTGAAGTACATCCCTAAGCAAAGAAATGGCTTCCATCAGTGA
- the LOC116265641 gene encoding uncharacterized protein LOC116265641 isoform X1: protein MPLPKSRSSSDMTKPEQKVCKPEKEGHDPFDNIIRQTIGKEPFMSFSRAGENHVQWIQLLHALDQQGTNKLSKGSKAVNVVVGKDWIQEPCNGVSLLSSETNGFKDSMHSKATGTVKGAKLPSEHIHHHKIPEIVAFTAAKANGESEKYFPGWPLSLPSKVQMQKCEKCSREFCSTINYRRHIRIHRRSLNIDKDSSKNRDYLSAFWDKLSFDGAMEIVSFKDVLLEEVTGSSIIKTLTGFVRKPGFTSLPQAYMKAGSALLDIIQARPSKLPISSKELFAILDDASERTFLCAGTAVSLRKFVFDGEAAKIGLEPRNIVACTSFLIEQRLVTAWLADKDAEALRCQKLLVEEEEAAQKRQAELLEKRRLKKLRHREQRVKDHAEEDTSNVKDVFLLDLAKDSSSLIETPSLAVSNIVDHEGAESTCNSTSPAEPAILTDAEGAQNGATGGHVTGSGDMGANYFHDSIGATTLSTGADGDNDRPNDGDITGSVETNTSHLDDPASEDPYDFHGTDVKAPYVSGKRYLNMARRQAIRQPRYVPNVLTSGPENGSVSKSVSIQKHGVFKDQRVTSQTNSHKVWTRKLKVEDDRDDIDKEGKREVHELREQKKDCEVLIGSISIALSGTNVARQDGDDTTAAAEPQPQNCIDTNQLGPQPTGNQLATKRTSLSDKKGKSDSGQTHVGHCKVKLWRPVGIITSCRNGGTMEQISNLSCDNRDTDCGGVADKMAESCTAIENCCRLLDTEEQRFHNDDNSSGAVVEAGAVNQNGSMSFSSHAAQIFLIERWKEAISGDHVTVVISPEMEVSLTSVNSQSTAESSPFADRGNDDHKPCSEGFEHAGLNPLASTENRLASAELHNSTNSASNSRPRSNSLKSSKLKYIPKQRNGFHQ, encoded by the exons ATGCCATTACCAAAATCAAGATCTTCATCTGACATGACAAAGCCAGAGCAGAAGGTTTGCAAACCTGAGAAGGAAGGACATGATCCTTTTGACAATATTATCCGACAGACAATAGGAAAAGAACCCTTTATGTCATTTTCAAGGGCTGGTGAGAATCATGTTCAGTGGATACAGTTATTGCATGCTCTAGATCAACAAGGAACTAACAAGCTCTCTAAGGGCTCAAAGGCTGTAAATGTGGTTGTTGGGAAAGACTGGATTCAGGAACCATGCAATGGCGTCAGCTTGCTCTCATCTGAAACGAATGGGTTTAAGGATTCCATGCACTCAAAAGCAACAGGAACTGTAAAAGGAGCAAAACTTCCTTCTGAACACATTCATCATCACAAAATTCCTGAAATTGTCGCCTTCACAGCTGCAAAGGCAAACGGTGAGAGTGAAAAAT ATTTTCCAGGGTGGCCCTTGTCATTACCTTCAAAAGTGCAAATGCAAAAATGTGAAAAGTGTTCAAGGGAGTTCTGTTCAACAATCAACTATAGAAGACACATCCGCATACATCGTCGTTCTTTAAACATTGATAAG GACTCGTCGAAGAACAGAGACTACTTGAGTGCATTCTGGGATAAG CTATCTTTCGATGGGGCAATGGAAATTGTTTCATTCAAGGACGTTTTGCTGGAG GAGGTGACTGGATCATCTATCATAAAAACTTTGACTGGGTTTGTGAGAAAACCTGGTTTCACATCTCTACCACAAGCATATATGAAAGCTGGTTCTGCACTTCTT GATATAATCCAAGCAAGACCTTCTAAGTTGCCTATTTCTTCAAAGGAGTTGTTTGCCATACTTGATGATGCCAGTGAAAGGACATTCTTGTGTGCTGGTACAGCTGTTTCCCTGCGAAAGTTTGTGTTTGATGGAGAAGCTGCAAAGATTGGCCTAGAGCCTAGAAATATTGTTGCATGTACTAGCTTCCTTATTGAACAAAGGCTG GTTACAGCTTGGCTAGCTGATAAAGATGCTGAAGCTCTAAGATGTCAAAAACttcttgttgaagaagaagaagcagctCAGAAAAG GCAAGCTGAGCTCTTGGAGAAGAGAAGGCTGAAGAAATTGAGGCACAGAGAACAAAGGGTGAAGGATCATGCTGAGGAAGATACATCAAATGTTAAGGATGTTTTTTTGCTGGACCTAGCTAAGGATTCATCTTCTCTAATAGAAACACCGTCTTTGGCAGTTTCTAATATAGTTGACCATGAAGGTGCCGAGTCTACATGTAATTCCACTTCTCCAGCTGAACCTGCCATATTGACAGATGCAGAAGGTGCACAGAATGGAGCAACTGGTGGTCATGTTACAGGCTCTGGTGATATGGGGGCAAACTATTTTCATGACTCGATAGGTGCAACTACTCTGTCAACAGGTGCAGATGGAGACAATGATAGACCCAACGATGGAGACATTACAGGATCAGTTGAAACAAACACAAGCCACTTGGATGATCCTGCCAGTGAGGATCCATATGATTTTCATGGTACAGACGTTAAGGCACCATATGTTTCTGGCAAGCGGTATTTGAACATGGCTCGCCGCCAAGCCATTAGGCAACCACGATATGTGCCTAATGTGTTAACTTCAGGTCCTGAAAATGGATCTGTTTCCAAGTCGGTCAGCATCCAGAAACATGGTGTCTTCAAGGATCAAAGAGTGACTTCACAAACAAATAGTCATAAGGTGTGGACCAGGAAATTGAAGGTGGAAGATGATAGAGATGATATagacaaagaaggaaagagagaagtgCATGAACTGCGGGAGCAGAAAAAGGATTGTGAGGTTCTGATTGGCTCTATATCAATAGCACTCTCTGGAACTAATGTGGCTAGGCAGGATGGGGATGACACTACTGCGGCAGCTGAACCACAACCACAGAACTGCATTGATACCAATCAGTTGGGCCCACAACCAACTGGTAATCAACTAGCTACAAAGAGGACTTCCTTGTCCGACAAAAAGGGCAAGTCAGACTCTGGTCAAACCCATGTAGGCCATTGCAAGGTGAAGCTCTGGAGGCCAGTTGGTATAATCACGAGCTGCAGAAATGGAGGAACCATGGAACAAATAAGTAATTTATCCTGTGACAATAGGGACACAGACTGTGGTGGTGTTGCAGATAAGATGGCAGAGAGCTGTACAGCAATTGAAAACTGTTGCAGACTGCTTGATACTGAGGAACAGAGATTTCATAATGATGATAACTCCTCAGGTGCAGTGGTGGAGGCAGGTGCTGTAAACCAGAACGGTTCAATGTCATTCTCAAGCCATGCTGCTCAGATATTCCTCATTGAGA GATGGAAAGAGGCAATTTCTGGAGACCATGTTACGGTTGTTATTTCCCCTGAAATGGAGGTCTCACTTACATCAGTGAATTCTCAGAGTACTGCAGAATCATCCCCATTCGCTGACAGAGGGAACGACGATCACAAACCCTGCTCTGAGGGCTTCGAACATGCTGGGTTGAACCCCCTTGCCAGCACTGAGAACCGGTTGGCGAGTGCTGAGCTGCATAATAGTACAAATAGTGCATCAAATTCCAGGCCAAGATCAAATTCTCTCAAGTCCAGCAAGCTGAAGTACATCCCTAAGCAAAGAAATGGCTTCCATCAGTGA